One Oryza glaberrima chromosome 10, OglaRS2, whole genome shotgun sequence DNA segment encodes these proteins:
- the LOC127752652 gene encoding putative wall-associated receptor kinase-like 16, whose amino-acid sequence MDLQENKHNESIEKPKWIEDSISNIKAFTKEEIKGITSNYSKRLGNGKLRKVYKGILDDNRAVVVKKYIHMDSEEEFAKEVIVHSQINHKNVVRLIGYCTEKNDLMMVMEYMSNGDLDYHLHVKNSLDSLDIRLNIAIDCADALGYMHSMCSPVLHGDAKPSNILLDNSFNAKISDFGISRLLSTDKTHTENMITCYMDPLYYQEGRHTSKSNVYSFGIVLLELITKKRATCLTQALAKGQEMTELLDPMIANESNMKVLLEIEKLVQECLAEDIDRRPDICDVAAYLRMLRKMRQPALQEKFGWHLFAETQNDFKKQSHQGTNIISSIKMVFPRMMGILNVNMAKSENKGTSLYV is encoded by the exons ATGGATCTTCAAGAAAACAAGCATAATGAGTCCATAGAAAAGCCAAAATGGATTGAGGACAGCATTTCTAATATAAAGGCATTCAcgaaagaagaaataaaaggaATTACCAGTAACTACAGCAAAAGGCTTGGAAATGGTAAACTCAGAAAAGTTTACAAGGGTATTCTTGATGATAACCGTGCTGTTGTGGTGAAGAAGTATATTCATATGGATTCTGAAGAAGAGTTTGCTAAAGAAGTAATTGTCCACAGTCAAATCAACCATAAGAATGTAGTCAGGCTTATCGGCTACTGTACCGAGAAAAATGATCTAATGATGGTCATGGAGTATATGTCTAATGGAGACCTTGATTACCATCTTCATGTCAAGAATAGCCTAGATTCATTGGACATAAGGTTAAACATTGCTATAGATTGTGCAGATGCTCTAGGGTATATGCATTCCATGTGCAGCCCTGTTTTACATGGTGATGCCAAGCCCTCCAACATTCTTCTGGATAATAGTTTTAATGCAAAAATATCAGATTTTGGAATATCTAGGCTTCTCTCAACAGACAAAACTCATACTGAAAATATGATTACATGTTATATGGACCCTCTATATTACCAGGAGGGGCGTCACACCTCAAAAAGTAATGTTTATAGTTTTGGAATTGTTCTACTGGAATTAATCACCAAGAAAAGGGCTACATGTCTCACTCAAGCTCTTGCTAAAGGGCAAGAGATGACAGAATTGCTTGATCCGATGATTGCTAATGAGAGCAACATGAAGGTTCTACTGGAGATTGAAAAACTAGTGCAGGAATGCCTAGCAGAGGATATTGATAGACGCCCTGATATATGTGATGTGGCTGCATACCTTCGGATGCTTAGGAAGATGAGACAACCAGCACTACAAGAAAAATTTGGTTGGCACTTGTTTGCAGAAACacaaaatgattttaaaaagcAAAGCCATCAAGGTACAAACATCATTAGCTCCATCAAGATGGTGTTCCCCAGGATGATGGGCATTCTCAACGTGAACATGGCCAAATCTGAAAACAAAGGAACTTCGCTCTAT GTGTGA